One window of the Haloarcula halobia genome contains the following:
- a CDS encoding DUF7342 family protein, whose amino-acid sequence MDDPRTELKADSDERRDAPEFDDLVPPEELVSGDRTRDDFFDAVLGLDSPATAGEVADLAGHGVDAAREYLAWFERMGIVTQVTDSPATYERNQEYLNWRRVQQLRNQYDDDELLVFLEDAVERDESFAEEFDVKFPDAVAIVAHATDTDRSVEAVWREVSAWKTTRRRISLFERALQTDTDGAGGQRPVA is encoded by the coding sequence ATGGACGACCCACGTACCGAACTAAAGGCAGATTCAGACGAGCGTCGGGACGCGCCAGAGTTCGACGACCTCGTCCCTCCGGAAGAACTCGTTTCTGGAGACCGCACCCGGGACGACTTCTTCGATGCCGTGCTCGGACTGGACAGCCCCGCGACTGCAGGTGAGGTTGCTGATCTCGCGGGACACGGGGTGGACGCTGCCCGTGAGTATTTAGCGTGGTTCGAACGCATGGGGATCGTCACGCAGGTCACAGACTCTCCCGCGACGTACGAACGGAATCAGGAGTACCTGAATTGGCGGCGTGTCCAACAGCTCCGGAACCAGTACGACGACGACGAGCTCCTCGTCTTCCTCGAAGACGCAGTGGAGCGTGATGAGTCGTTTGCGGAGGAGTTCGATGTCAAATTTCCGGACGCAGTAGCGATCGTTGCACACGCAACTGACACCGATCGTTCTGTCGAGGCGGTGTGGCGGGAGGTGTCAGCGTGGAAGACGACGCGCCGCCGAATTTCTCTTTTCGAACGGGCATTGCAGACTGACACGGACGGCGCTGGCGGGCAGCGCCCTGTCGCATGA
- a CDS encoding UPF0175 family protein — protein sequence MASSSSGPSDELATAVGRYVLGDLSLGRAAQVAGLSRWEFEEVLEDAGFTALYGPRTDDQLQREIDVAPDLDE from the coding sequence ATGGCCTCTTCCAGTAGTGGGCCCTCGGACGAACTTGCGACCGCGGTGGGCCGGTACGTTCTCGGCGACCTCTCGCTCGGACGTGCTGCCCAAGTGGCCGGACTGTCCCGGTGGGAGTTCGAAGAAGTGCTGGAAGACGCTGGCTTCACGGCGCTCTACGGGCCGCGAACTGACGACCAGCTACAGCGGGAGATCGACGTTGCACCCGACCTCGACGAATAG